The Spirosoma foliorum genome has a window encoding:
- the metH gene encoding methionine synthase: MKTIHELLHERILVLDGAMGTMIQRYNLTDADYRGDRFKDWPHDLKGNNDLLSLTKPDIIQAIHKQYLEAGADIIETNTFSATTIAMADYHMEELAYELNYESARIAKEVAVEITKQNPDKPRFVAGAMGPTNRTASLSPDVNNPAYRAITFDELVNAYYEQVSGLVDGGSDLLLVETIFDTLNAKAAMFAIDKYFNLNPQKTVLPIMISGTITDASGRTLSGQTTEAFLYSVSHLPLLSVGLNCALGAALMRPYIQTLAKEAPFFTSAYPNAGLPNEFGEYDETPEMMALQIEDFIKSNFVNIVGGCCGSTPDHIQAIADVAAKYPPRQLPDAEPYQKLSGLEPLKITEQTNFLNVGERTNVTGSKKFARLIKEGNYDEALSIARGQVEGGAQVIDINMDEGMLDSVEAMKTFLNLIAAEPDIARVPIMVDSSKWEVIEEGLKCVQGKAIVNSISLKEGEEAFIERAQLVKRYGAAAVVMAFDETGQADSYERRIQICERAYRILVDKVNFAPQDIIFDPNILTVATGIEEHNNYAVDFINATRWIKQNLPLAKVSGGVSNISFSFRGNEVVREAMHSAFLYHAIRAGMDMGIVNAGQLEVYDSIPKDLLERCEDVLLNRRDDATERLVDFAETVKAKGKAVVQDESWRLEPVRERLKHALIKGITDYIDQDVEEIRLQVERPLHVIEGPLMDGMNVVGDLFGAGKMFLPQVVKSARVMKKAVAYLTPFIEAEKSGTGSSSAGKILLATVKGDVHDIGKNIVGVVLGCNNYEIIDLGVMVPTQKILDAAREHNVDIIGLSGLITPSLDEMVGVAKEMQRQGFTLPLLIGGATTSRMHTAVKIDPHYTGPVVHVLDASRSVPVAGRLVSETEGTRDQIFTEIKAEYVKLRDDHAKRQKEKASLTISKARENRTKIDWSAFSPTKPTFLGNRYFEDYDIAELADYIDWTPFFQTWQLHGKYPAIFDDAVVGVEAKKLFNDAKQLLQEIIDNKLLKAKAVVGFFPANSADDDVLLHDFEEHVRDIPCERHGSHQHIEYKISKAQSQTAVSPAGELIYDTKTVLHFLRQQNQKAPGLPNFCLSDFIAPLESGREDYIGGFAVTAGIGIETLLEKYDREHDDYNSIMVKALADRLAEAFAERMHERVRKEFWPYAANETLTNDQLIKEAYQGIRPAPGYPACPDHTEKGTLFNLLDANKIGIELTESYAMYPASSVSGFYFSNPESKYFALGKINKDQILDYAHRKDMPVEEIEKWLSPVLSYDA, from the coding sequence GTGAAAACGATACACGAACTCCTGCACGAACGCATCCTTGTCCTCGATGGCGCGATGGGTACCATGATTCAACGGTATAACCTGACCGACGCGGATTATCGGGGAGACCGATTCAAGGATTGGCCACACGATCTTAAGGGTAACAATGATTTGCTGTCATTGACAAAGCCGGATATAATTCAGGCAATTCATAAACAATATTTAGAGGCTGGTGCCGATATTATTGAAACCAATACCTTCAGCGCCACAACCATTGCCATGGCCGATTACCATATGGAGGAGTTGGCTTATGAACTCAACTACGAATCGGCCCGGATTGCGAAAGAGGTTGCTGTTGAGATCACAAAACAAAATCCAGATAAGCCGCGCTTTGTTGCCGGTGCTATGGGACCGACTAACCGTACCGCTTCACTCTCGCCCGACGTCAACAATCCGGCTTACCGGGCCATCACGTTCGATGAACTGGTTAATGCCTATTATGAGCAGGTGAGTGGCTTGGTGGATGGCGGTTCTGATTTACTGCTGGTTGAAACGATCTTCGATACGCTCAATGCGAAAGCAGCGATGTTCGCTATCGATAAGTATTTCAATCTGAATCCACAGAAAACAGTTCTGCCGATCATGATTTCGGGCACCATTACGGATGCCAGTGGACGAACTCTGTCGGGGCAAACAACCGAGGCATTTTTGTATTCGGTTTCGCACTTACCGCTGTTGAGTGTGGGGCTGAACTGTGCATTGGGAGCAGCCCTCATGCGCCCGTATATTCAAACGCTGGCCAAAGAAGCCCCATTCTTCACATCGGCCTATCCGAATGCAGGCTTGCCAAACGAGTTTGGTGAGTACGATGAAACGCCGGAGATGATGGCGTTACAAATTGAAGATTTTATCAAGAGTAACTTTGTCAATATTGTTGGCGGATGCTGCGGCTCTACCCCCGATCATATTCAGGCTATTGCCGATGTAGCTGCTAAATATCCCCCTCGTCAACTACCAGATGCTGAGCCTTATCAGAAGCTGAGCGGACTGGAACCTCTGAAAATAACAGAGCAAACGAACTTCCTGAACGTTGGTGAACGGACAAACGTAACGGGATCGAAGAAATTTGCCCGACTCATTAAAGAAGGGAATTACGATGAAGCACTGAGTATTGCCCGTGGGCAGGTTGAAGGTGGGGCTCAGGTGATCGACATCAACATGGATGAAGGTATGTTAGATTCGGTAGAGGCCATGAAAACCTTTCTGAATCTGATTGCCGCTGAGCCTGATATTGCCCGCGTTCCTATTATGGTCGATTCCTCTAAGTGGGAAGTCATTGAAGAGGGCCTAAAATGCGTACAGGGCAAAGCTATTGTCAACTCGATCTCGCTTAAAGAAGGCGAAGAAGCCTTTATTGAGCGGGCCCAGTTAGTGAAACGGTATGGCGCAGCTGCGGTTGTGATGGCGTTTGACGAAACGGGTCAGGCTGATTCGTATGAACGACGCATTCAGATTTGCGAACGAGCTTACCGAATTCTGGTCGATAAAGTTAATTTCGCTCCTCAGGATATTATTTTTGATCCCAATATTCTGACCGTTGCGACGGGTATTGAAGAGCATAATAATTACGCTGTTGACTTCATTAACGCTACCCGTTGGATCAAGCAAAACCTGCCGTTGGCCAAAGTGAGCGGAGGGGTGTCGAATATTTCGTTTAGCTTCCGGGGTAACGAAGTTGTCCGGGAAGCGATGCACTCAGCGTTTTTGTATCACGCCATCCGGGCTGGTATGGACATGGGTATTGTGAACGCGGGTCAGCTTGAAGTTTACGACAGCATTCCAAAAGATTTGCTGGAGCGTTGCGAAGATGTGTTACTGAATCGCCGTGACGATGCTACCGAGCGTCTGGTCGATTTTGCCGAAACGGTAAAAGCCAAAGGGAAAGCAGTTGTTCAGGACGAAAGCTGGCGTTTAGAACCTGTTCGGGAGCGGCTTAAGCACGCGCTTATCAAAGGAATTACCGACTATATTGACCAGGACGTTGAAGAAATTCGGCTTCAGGTGGAGCGCCCCTTACACGTTATCGAAGGTCCCTTGATGGATGGGATGAACGTTGTAGGCGATTTGTTCGGTGCCGGAAAAATGTTTTTACCGCAGGTTGTAAAATCGGCGCGGGTCATGAAAAAAGCGGTGGCTTATCTGACGCCGTTTATCGAAGCTGAGAAATCAGGTACAGGCTCTTCATCGGCAGGGAAAATCCTGCTGGCAACTGTCAAGGGCGATGTGCATGATATTGGCAAAAACATCGTTGGTGTTGTTTTGGGCTGTAACAACTACGAGATAATTGATCTCGGTGTGATGGTGCCAACCCAGAAAATCCTGGACGCTGCCCGTGAGCATAACGTAGATATTATTGGTCTGAGTGGCCTGATTACCCCATCGCTTGATGAAATGGTTGGGGTTGCCAAAGAAATGCAGCGTCAGGGCTTTACCCTGCCGTTACTTATTGGTGGAGCAACCACTTCCCGTATGCACACGGCGGTTAAGATTGATCCGCATTATACGGGTCCAGTTGTTCATGTGCTGGATGCTAGCCGAAGTGTTCCAGTTGCCGGGCGATTGGTGAGCGAAACAGAGGGTACACGGGATCAAATCTTTACCGAAATTAAAGCTGAATACGTCAAGCTTCGGGACGACCATGCCAAACGGCAAAAAGAAAAGGCTAGCCTGACGATTTCAAAGGCGCGTGAAAATCGCACAAAAATCGACTGGAGTGCTTTCAGCCCAACGAAACCGACTTTTCTGGGAAATCGCTACTTTGAGGATTATGATATTGCCGAATTAGCCGATTATATCGACTGGACGCCCTTTTTCCAAACCTGGCAATTGCACGGAAAATACCCGGCCATTTTTGATGATGCGGTCGTTGGTGTGGAAGCGAAGAAGTTATTCAACGATGCGAAGCAGCTTCTGCAGGAAATCATTGATAACAAACTGTTGAAAGCGAAAGCTGTTGTTGGATTCTTCCCGGCTAATTCGGCCGACGATGATGTGTTGTTACACGATTTTGAAGAACACGTTCGGGATATCCCCTGCGAACGGCACGGTTCTCATCAGCACATCGAGTACAAAATCAGCAAGGCGCAGTCGCAAACGGCAGTTAGCCCGGCGGGCGAGTTGATTTACGACACCAAAACCGTGTTGCACTTCCTGCGTCAACAGAATCAGAAAGCGCCCGGATTGCCAAACTTCTGTTTGTCGGATTTTATTGCTCCGTTGGAAAGCGGACGGGAAGATTACATAGGTGGGTTTGCCGTAACAGCCGGTATTGGTATCGAAACCTTGCTGGAAAAATACGACCGCGAGCATGATGATTACAACAGCATCATGGTGAAAGCTCTGGCCGACCGTTTGGCCGAAGCCTTTGCTGAGCGGATGCACGAGCGGGTTCGGAAGGAGTTCTGGCCGTATGCTGCCAACGAAACGCTGACCAACGACCAGCTAATTAAGGAAGCGTATCAGGGTATTCGGCCTGCACCAGGTTATCCGGCCTGCCCCGATCATACCGAAAAAGGCACTCTGTTTAACCTCCTGGATGCCAATAAGATTGGTATTGAACTCACAGAAAGCTATGCAATGTATCCGGCTTCGTCGGTAAGTGGGTTTTACTTCTCGAATCCCGAGTCGAAATACTTCGCGTTGGGCAAGATCAACAAAGATCAGATTTTAGACTATGCTCATCGGAAAGATATGCCGGTGGAGGAAATTGAAAAATGGCTGAGCCCCGTATTGAGTTATGATGCGTAG
- a CDS encoding Ppx/GppA phosphatase family protein has protein sequence MKLAAIDIGSNAARLQISTILHNDDLVSFKRVEYVRFPLRLGHDVFNYGALTSESEARTMKLMQAYKLLMELHEVEDYMACATSAMRESENGHEVAKRIEAQTGIKIHIIDGSKEAELINNVVVQALDDRQYLHIDVGGGSTELNVYENRQKINSKSFKIGSVRLLEGKETKGAWRKIEDWVEDNVDGTREITAVGTGGNISKLFNLASKTSELETTRSEIERIRDYIAGFGLEDRVNKLRLNADRADVIVPAADIYISVMKWAGANKIIVPDLGLKDGIIQLVYSQLGKRKSLS, from the coding sequence ATGAAACTGGCAGCCATTGATATCGGTTCCAACGCAGCCCGTCTGCAAATCTCAACGATACTACACAACGACGACCTGGTTAGTTTTAAACGGGTTGAGTATGTCCGCTTCCCGCTTCGCCTAGGCCACGATGTGTTTAATTACGGCGCCCTGACCTCTGAAAGTGAAGCCCGAACCATGAAACTTATGCAGGCCTACAAACTGCTCATGGAGTTGCATGAGGTAGAGGATTATATGGCCTGTGCTACCTCGGCCATGCGTGAATCTGAAAATGGGCATGAGGTTGCCAAGCGGATTGAAGCCCAAACGGGGATCAAGATCCATATTATTGACGGTAGCAAAGAAGCTGAGCTCATTAATAATGTAGTAGTGCAAGCGCTGGACGATCGTCAGTATTTACACATTGATGTTGGCGGAGGGAGTACAGAGTTAAACGTGTATGAGAATCGTCAAAAAATAAACTCCAAATCCTTTAAGATTGGCTCTGTTCGATTGCTGGAAGGCAAGGAGACGAAAGGAGCCTGGCGTAAGATTGAAGATTGGGTGGAGGATAATGTTGATGGAACACGCGAGATTACGGCCGTTGGTACAGGTGGCAACATTAGTAAGCTATTTAATCTGGCCTCCAAAACCTCGGAACTGGAAACGACACGTTCCGAAATCGAACGAATTCGCGATTATATAGCCGGCTTTGGGCTGGAAGATCGGGTTAATAAGCTCCGACTGAATGCCGACCGAGCTGATGTGATTGTGCCCGCTGCCGACATCTATATTTCGGTTATGAAGTGGGCAGGGGCCAACAAAATTATTGTGCCTGATTTGGGACTGAAAGATGGCATTATTCAATTAGTCTACTCACAATTGGGCAAACGGAAGTCTCTCTCCTAG
- a CDS encoding sensor histidine kinase, producing the protein MDVLPTAHLQQRIDALTLENRQLKSQLNQQGVDQRFLLEFSDRFATYKVGDEFFHSLVNYITEQTKLDYVFLGELIEPSPGAFAIRTYALTANGQTVGNIQYDLPDGPCEQVIQGKLSTYPSQCRRLFPKNQTLVQFNVEGYIGYPLYDAKGRAFGIIVAMHQSAIDEPEYISSLLKIVAKRAEFELERFHYETELKEINRELTEKNQELVNRNAELASFSYVASHDLQEPLRKIQAFGDRLQTTYAPKLDEEGADIVNRMVIAARRMSMLIKDLLDYSRLTLRPDSWRPQPLDELVETVLNELEIGIQDTGALVQVGELDTIPGDSRQLVQLFQNLLSNAIKFINPGTIPHIRIESRRVGSSELPSTFIPLSPDLEYCLIEVTDNGIGFDPHQAERIFGTFQRLHGPDKYPGTGIGLAIAKKIVENHRGYIMAQSQAGKGATFSVYLPTHDFMN; encoded by the coding sequence ATGGACGTACTGCCAACTGCTCATTTACAGCAGCGGATCGACGCTCTGACTCTTGAAAACCGTCAATTAAAATCTCAGCTAAACCAGCAAGGAGTTGACCAGCGGTTTCTGCTGGAATTTTCCGATCGATTTGCTACCTATAAAGTTGGTGATGAGTTTTTTCACTCGCTGGTCAACTATATTACTGAGCAAACTAAGCTGGATTATGTATTTCTGGGCGAGTTAATCGAACCATCGCCAGGCGCATTTGCCATCCGTACGTACGCGCTCACGGCCAATGGCCAGACGGTTGGCAATATTCAATACGACCTGCCCGATGGCCCCTGCGAACAGGTTATTCAGGGTAAACTCTCTACCTATCCTAGCCAGTGCCGTCGACTTTTTCCGAAAAATCAGACCCTGGTTCAATTCAATGTAGAAGGATACATCGGTTACCCCTTGTACGACGCAAAAGGACGTGCCTTTGGCATCATCGTCGCCATGCACCAATCGGCTATCGATGAACCGGAGTATATTTCGTCGCTTTTAAAAATTGTAGCCAAACGAGCTGAATTTGAGCTTGAGCGGTTTCATTATGAAACAGAGCTTAAAGAAATCAACCGGGAACTGACGGAAAAAAACCAGGAGCTGGTCAACCGAAATGCCGAACTAGCTTCATTCAGCTACGTGGCTTCGCACGATTTACAGGAACCGTTGCGCAAAATCCAAGCATTTGGCGACCGGCTTCAGACAACCTATGCGCCAAAGTTAGATGAGGAAGGAGCCGACATTGTGAACCGAATGGTGATAGCCGCCCGGCGCATGTCAATGCTTATCAAAGATTTACTCGACTACTCCCGATTGACCCTACGCCCTGATAGCTGGCGTCCTCAACCCTTAGACGAACTTGTAGAGACGGTATTGAACGAACTGGAAATTGGCATTCAGGATACGGGTGCGCTTGTGCAGGTAGGCGAACTGGATACTATACCCGGCGACTCCCGGCAGCTTGTACAACTGTTTCAGAACCTGCTCTCCAATGCAATTAAGTTTATAAACCCAGGCACGATTCCGCATATACGTATAGAAAGCAGACGAGTAGGTAGCTCAGAACTTCCTTCCACCTTCATCCCGCTATCGCCCGACCTAGAGTATTGTCTCATTGAGGTTACCGACAACGGCATTGGTTTCGATCCCCATCAGGCAGAACGTATATTTGGTACATTCCAGCGGTTGCATGGCCCTGATAAATATCCAGGCACCGGTATTGGGTTGGCCATTGCGAAAAAGATTGTCGAAAATCATCGGGGCTACATTATGGCACAGAGTCAGGCGGGCAAAGGAGCGACCTTCAGTGTGTATTTACCCACACATGATTTTATGAATTAG
- a CDS encoding GNAT family N-acetyltransferase, which yields MYRILVQRNPHPFDVPLFHRDGFLFNEIAHLQQQNDGPFYLVSALNLSTQRAEARCAFFIQANNALSPAAAPFGSVEFTKTLPKFVLDMFLSTLINVARSVDVAIVRLVNYPNCYAPEQACLLTNRLIEHGFYLREINPTSFLAIADIPFDRTIVPAERRRLRKCLEAGFQFMHWKEPNLHEVLDFLQETHAQKDYSLTLPPDRLLKLVQGFPKQFAVFVVKDRTDLTALTVAVRVRQDILYNFLPASHLHYQAFSPMVMLIDGLFTYCQQQQIRLLDLGVSLDEKRQQKPSLLRFKRNLGAQESPKLIFEKQL from the coding sequence ATGTATCGTATTCTGGTTCAACGGAATCCACATCCGTTCGATGTTCCTTTATTCCATCGGGATGGTTTTCTATTCAACGAAATCGCTCATCTCCAGCAACAGAATGATGGCCCATTCTATTTGGTTTCGGCCTTAAATCTGTCTACTCAGCGAGCCGAGGCCCGTTGTGCGTTTTTTATTCAGGCCAACAACGCGTTGAGTCCTGCAGCTGCTCCATTTGGCTCTGTTGAATTCACTAAAACATTACCCAAATTTGTTCTGGATATGTTTTTGAGCACACTTATTAATGTAGCACGCTCGGTCGATGTTGCTATAGTACGGTTAGTCAATTATCCCAATTGCTATGCGCCAGAACAAGCGTGCTTGCTAACGAATCGCCTGATTGAACATGGCTTCTATCTTCGAGAAATAAACCCAACATCCTTTTTAGCAATTGCCGATATTCCGTTTGATCGCACCATTGTTCCCGCTGAGCGTCGACGATTACGCAAATGCCTGGAAGCAGGTTTTCAGTTTATGCATTGGAAGGAACCGAATCTCCACGAAGTGCTCGACTTTTTGCAGGAAACCCATGCGCAGAAAGACTATTCACTCACGCTACCGCCCGATCGGCTGCTAAAATTAGTTCAGGGCTTCCCAAAGCAGTTCGCGGTTTTTGTCGTAAAAGATAGAACTGATCTTACTGCCTTAACCGTAGCTGTGCGTGTTCGCCAGGATATACTGTACAATTTCCTGCCCGCATCACACCTTCATTATCAGGCATTTAGCCCGATGGTTATGCTAATCGATGGATTATTTACGTATTGCCAGCAACAACAAATCAGACTGCTCGATTTGGGGGTATCGCTTGATGAAAAACGCCAGCAGAAACCGAGCTTACTACGTTTCAAACGTAATCTTGGCGCTCAGGAATCGCCCAAACTTATTTTTGAGAAACAGCTCTAG
- a CDS encoding sulfatase family protein, with amino-acid sequence MQAKFLLLILGSWLVGEAATFAQQKPNIVLIYADDLGYGDISCNGATKIRTPNIDRIAKEGLQFTNAHASSSTCTPSRFSLLTGTYAWRKTGTGIAPGDAALLIPTDHITLPGVLQKAGYKTGVVGKWHLGLGPKGGPDWNADIKPGPLEIGFTYSFLLPATGDRVPCVYVEKHRIVGLDPTDPIQVSYKEPIGNDPTGKNHPELLKMKYSHGHDQTIVNGVSRIGYMSGGKSARWVDEEMADVLTGKVNQFIEASKNNPFFVYFSTHDIHVPRLPNSRFEGKSGMGPRGDAILQLDWCVGEVTKTLDRLGLTNKTIVIISSDNGPVVDDGYQDEAVTKLNGHKPAGPLRGGKYSAFDAGTRVPFIVRWPGKVKPGTSDALVSQVDLLASFAALTGQSLDKAEARDSFNMIDTFLGKSKKSREYVIEHALNGTLSLLQNNWKYIEPSNGQAFMREVSIETGYTPQPQLYDLKADLGETKNLAGQNPQIVTKLGALLNSVREKESSK; translated from the coding sequence ATGCAAGCAAAGTTTCTTCTCCTGATTCTTGGTAGTTGGCTAGTCGGCGAAGCAGCTACATTCGCACAACAAAAGCCAAATATTGTTCTGATTTATGCAGATGACCTGGGCTACGGCGATATTAGTTGTAATGGCGCAACCAAAATCCGGACCCCAAACATTGACCGAATTGCCAAAGAGGGATTACAATTCACCAATGCCCACGCTTCCTCATCGACCTGCACGCCTTCCCGCTTTTCGCTCCTGACAGGCACTTACGCCTGGCGAAAAACCGGAACGGGTATTGCTCCCGGCGATGCAGCGCTCCTGATTCCTACCGACCATATTACGCTACCCGGTGTTCTCCAGAAAGCGGGCTATAAAACGGGCGTAGTAGGCAAATGGCATTTGGGTTTAGGACCTAAAGGCGGCCCAGACTGGAACGCCGACATCAAACCCGGTCCGCTCGAAATTGGCTTTACTTATTCCTTTCTCCTACCCGCTACCGGCGACCGTGTTCCGTGTGTATATGTCGAAAAACATCGCATCGTTGGTTTAGACCCCACCGACCCAATTCAGGTCAGCTATAAAGAACCCATTGGGAATGATCCAACGGGTAAAAATCATCCAGAGTTGCTCAAAATGAAGTACTCGCATGGGCACGATCAAACCATTGTGAATGGCGTTAGTCGAATTGGCTACATGAGCGGAGGGAAATCGGCACGGTGGGTCGATGAAGAGATGGCGGATGTACTGACGGGCAAAGTCAATCAGTTTATTGAAGCCAGCAAAAACAACCCTTTCTTCGTTTATTTCTCGACTCACGATATTCATGTTCCCCGCTTACCAAATTCCCGTTTTGAAGGTAAAAGTGGCATGGGCCCTCGCGGAGATGCTATTCTCCAATTGGACTGGTGCGTGGGCGAAGTCACCAAAACACTAGATCGACTTGGCCTAACAAACAAAACGATTGTCATCATTAGCAGCGACAATGGCCCCGTAGTCGACGATGGCTATCAGGATGAGGCCGTTACCAAACTAAACGGGCATAAACCCGCAGGCCCACTTCGCGGAGGGAAATACAGTGCGTTTGATGCAGGAACCCGAGTTCCATTTATTGTACGTTGGCCGGGTAAGGTAAAGCCCGGCACGTCCGATGCGCTGGTTAGTCAGGTTGATCTGTTGGCGTCATTTGCGGCATTAACGGGCCAGTCGCTGGACAAAGCGGAGGCACGAGATAGTTTCAACATGATCGATACGTTTCTCGGAAAGTCGAAAAAAAGCCGGGAATATGTCATTGAACATGCGCTCAACGGCACACTTTCGTTGTTACAGAATAACTGGAAATATATTGAACCCAGCAATGGTCAGGCGTTTATGCGGGAGGTTAGCATTGAAACAGGTTACACTCCTCAGCCCCAACTGTACGATCTGAAAGCTGATCTGGGTGAAACAAAAAATCTGGCCGGACAAAATCCGCAGATAGTTACTAAACTTGGTGCTTTATTGAACTCCGTTCGGGAAAAAGAAAGCTCAAAATAG
- the pseB gene encoding UDP-N-acetylglucosamine 4,6-dehydratase (inverting) produces the protein MLDLTNKSILITGGTGSFGKKFVEMVYQRHPNVKRVVIYSRDELKQFEMAQYYPQSKYKSIRFFIGDVRDGDRLKRACEGIDIIVHAAALKQVPAAEYNPMECIKTNVFGAENVINAALDNGVKRVVALSTDKAAAPINLYGATKLCSDKLFVAANNMKGSRDLRFSVVRYGNVIGSRGSVVPFFLDKRKDGVLPITHPDMTRFNISLEEGVEMVFHALEHAWGGEIFVPKIPSYRITDVATAIGPNCEQKLVGIRPGEKLHEEMITETDSLNTVETDKYYVITPSTPTWSVDDYMEAFNGKQVEMGFKYNSGTNTDWLNVEQLRDQIRAHVDPDFNA, from the coding sequence ATGCTTGATTTAACGAATAAGTCCATTTTGATTACGGGCGGCACAGGCTCTTTCGGCAAAAAATTTGTCGAGATGGTTTATCAACGCCACCCGAATGTTAAACGTGTCGTCATTTACTCGCGCGACGAGCTAAAGCAGTTCGAAATGGCGCAATATTATCCACAATCGAAATACAAGTCCATCCGGTTTTTCATTGGTGATGTGCGCGACGGCGATCGGCTCAAGCGAGCTTGTGAAGGCATCGACATCATTGTACATGCAGCCGCCCTCAAACAAGTTCCGGCAGCCGAGTATAACCCAATGGAGTGCATCAAAACCAACGTCTTTGGTGCAGAAAACGTCATTAACGCAGCGCTAGACAATGGCGTTAAGCGCGTAGTGGCCCTTTCGACCGATAAAGCCGCGGCTCCGATCAACCTCTATGGAGCAACCAAACTCTGCTCGGATAAATTATTTGTTGCCGCCAACAACATGAAAGGAAGTCGCGATTTGCGGTTCTCAGTTGTTCGCTATGGCAACGTAATTGGCTCACGCGGCTCGGTTGTACCGTTCTTCCTGGACAAACGGAAAGATGGCGTACTCCCAATCACCCATCCAGACATGACTCGCTTCAATATCTCACTTGAAGAAGGGGTTGAAATGGTGTTTCATGCCCTCGAACACGCCTGGGGTGGTGAGATTTTCGTCCCAAAAATTCCATCGTACCGCATCACTGACGTGGCCACCGCCATCGGCCCCAACTGCGAACAAAAACTGGTGGGTATCCGTCCGGGCGAAAAATTGCATGAGGAAATGATCACCGAAACCGACTCGCTCAACACAGTCGAAACGGATAAATATTACGTCATTACCCCTTCGACACCCACCTGGAGCGTTGATGATTACATGGAAGCCTTCAACGGGAAACAAGTTGAGATGGGCTTCAAATACAACTCCGGCACGAATACCGACTGGCTGAACGTAGAGCAACTACGCGACCAGATTCGCGCACACGTCGATCCTGATTTTAATGCATAA
- the pseC gene encoding UDP-4-amino-4,6-dideoxy-N-acetyl-beta-L-altrosamine transaminase codes for MSPIPYGRQHITDEDIAAVAEVLRGPFLTQGPHIVAFESAFATYIGSQYAVAIANGTAALHLCCMALGVKEGTRVITTPITFSASANCVRYCGGEVHFADVDPETALLDINAVRALLEQHPKGYFSGIIPVDFAGYPVDFAAFRQLADEYGLWLLEDACHAPGGSFTDSAGINHRCGDGSLAELAIFSFHPVKHIAAGEGGMITTNDEALYKHLLRLRTHGITNKPNEFTEPYPGEPERGGWYMELQELGYNYRLTDMQAALGASQLQRADAMLARRQEIAKRYDEAFAGTNVTTIVPPANVNHAYHLYVIQVDDRKGLYDFLRTKNIMAQVHYIPVHLMPYYREFGWKPGDFPNAERYYARCLSLPMFPTLTDEEQQYVIESVKEFLIA; via the coding sequence ATGTCTCCCATTCCATACGGTCGGCAACACATTACGGACGAAGATATTGCCGCTGTCGCCGAAGTCCTGCGCGGGCCATTCCTGACACAGGGACCGCATATTGTCGCATTTGAGTCTGCGTTCGCTACGTATATTGGCAGCCAATATGCCGTAGCTATTGCTAATGGCACAGCGGCTTTACACTTGTGCTGCATGGCGCTTGGCGTAAAAGAAGGTACACGAGTCATTACCACGCCCATTACCTTCTCAGCGTCGGCCAACTGCGTTCGGTATTGCGGGGGTGAAGTTCATTTTGCCGACGTTGATCCCGAAACGGCGCTACTCGACATCAATGCCGTGCGGGCTTTGCTGGAACAACATCCTAAAGGGTATTTTTCAGGTATTATTCCCGTCGATTTTGCGGGCTATCCGGTCGATTTTGCTGCTTTTCGCCAACTGGCCGATGAATATGGTTTGTGGCTTTTAGAAGATGCCTGCCATGCACCGGGCGGTTCATTTACCGATAGTGCAGGCATTAATCATCGTTGTGGCGATGGGTCGCTGGCGGAGTTAGCCATTTTCAGTTTTCACCCGGTTAAGCATATTGCGGCTGGTGAGGGCGGCATGATTACGACGAATGACGAAGCGCTGTATAAACACCTACTCCGGCTCCGTACCCACGGCATCACCAATAAACCCAATGAGTTTACGGAACCTTATCCGGGTGAGCCCGAGCGTGGAGGCTGGTACATGGAATTGCAGGAATTGGGCTACAATTACCGCCTAACCGACATGCAAGCTGCATTGGGAGCGAGCCAGTTGCAACGCGCAGATGCCATGCTGGCTCGTCGGCAGGAAATTGCCAAACGCTACGACGAAGCCTTTGCCGGAACCAATGTTACGACCATCGTTCCCCCTGCCAACGTGAATCATGCTTATCATCTTTACGTAATTCAGGTGGATGACCGGAAAGGGTTGTACGATTTCTTACGGACCAAAAACATCATGGCGCAGGTGCATTATATTCCTGTGCATTTGATGCCCTATTACCGTGAGTTTGGCTGGAAACCCGGCGATTTCCCGAACGCCGAACGCTATTATGCCCGTTGCCTTAGCCTGCCCATGTTCCCAACATTAACCGACGAAGAGCAGCAGTATGTCATTGAATCAGTAAAGGAGTTTTTAATCGCATGA